GAGCTGCAGACGCTGGCGGAGCTGAGGGCGGAGACGAAGGCCATAAAGAAGATCATCAACGAGAGGAACGGGCAGCAGGCGGACAGCACCAAGCAGATCATCGACCTGCTCAACAGGTTCAAGGAGATCGCCGGCATCGACGAGAAGAACGTCCTTGGCGACGTCTCCATGCCCAAGAGCTTGGACAAGTGCCCCTCCCTGATGATACCCAACGACTTCCTCTGCCCAATAACACTGGAGATCATGACCGATCCAGTCATCGTCGCCAGTGGACAGGTGCTTTCACTTCCTGATGACATTTCTCTATTCTGTGAAATGCCCATGCTACAATTTCAACAAATAGGCGAGGAATTTATAAAAGTTAACGCCTTGAATTCTGCAGACGTACGAAAGAAGAAGCATTCAGAAGTGGCTGGACAGTGGAGAGCGGACGTGCCCAAAGTCACGGCAGCCGTTGGACCATCTCTCGTTGGCGCCAAACTACGCTTTGAAGAACTTGATCCTGCAGTGGTGCGAGAAGAACATGGTGGAGCTGCAGAAGAGGGAGCcggagcccgccgccggcgagcaggaCGACAAGCGGAAGGAGGACATCCCGTCGCTGGTGGAAGGCCTGTCGTCCATCCACCCCGACGTGCAGCGGAAGGCGGTGAAGAAGATCCGGATGCTCTCCAAGGAATCGCCCGAGAACCGACAGCTCATcgctgacggcggcggcatccCCGCGCTCATCGGCCTGCTTGCCTGCCCGGACAAGAAGGTGCAGGAGAACACGGTGACCTCGCTGCTGAACCTGTCCATCGACGACAAGAACAAGCTCCTCATCACCAGGGGCGGCGCCATCCCGCTGATCATCGAGATCCTCCGGAACGGCACCCCCGAGGCGCAGGAGAACTCGGCGGCAACGCTGTTCAGCCTGTCCATGCTCGACGAGAACAAGGCGGCGATCGGGAGCCTGGGCGGGCTGGCGCCGCTGGTGGAGCTCCTCCGGAACGGCACCGCGCGGGGGAAGAAGGACGCCGCCACGGCCATCTTCAACCTGGTGCTCACCCCGCAGAACAAGGCCCGGGCCACGCACGCCGGCGTCGTGCCGGCGCTGCTCGGGGTGATCGACGACAAGGGACTCGGCATGGTGGACGAGGCGCTGTCCATCTTCCTGCTGATGTCGTCGCACGCTGCGTGCCGCGCCGAGATCGGGACGACGGCGTTCGTGGAGAAGCTGGTGCGTCTGATCAAGGAGGGGACGCCCAAGAACAAGGAGTGCGCGCTGTCCGTGCTGCTGGAGCTGGGCACCAACAGCAAGCCGCTGCTCGTGCACGGGCTGAGGTTCGGCCTGCACGAGGACCTCTCCAAGATCTCCAAGAACGGCACGAGCAGGGCGCAGAGGAAGGCCAAGTCGCTCATTCAGCTGGCGCGCAAGTTGTGAGGCGCGCAATGTATTTGTAATCCATTTTTggccagattttttttttcatgtatcTCGTATTCACGGGCAACAGGGCGGAAAATTTTGCTAACTTTAACTTTTGTTCTTGTAGAGTAAGTATTGCTATTTCGAATTTTGGGGAAATTTTGAAATTGTGGGACTGAGAGTTGGGAAGCCAAAAGGAACTTTTTAACCAAAACACAAACGCATGTGTCAACGCACTCACAGGACTGGGATTTGAATCCGCtgtaatttgaaaaaaaaaatcagtttgcAAACAAGTGCAAGATTTAAACAGTACCTGTTGGAAGACCGAGAGCAAACTCCTCGAACTGGGATTTGAATCCGCGCCTACCAATCGTCCAATTCACCTTTGAAAGAAA
The genomic region above belongs to Setaria italica strain Yugu1 chromosome VI, Setaria_italica_v2.0, whole genome shotgun sequence and contains:
- the LOC101757093 gene encoding U-box domain-containing protein 15, translating into MPPPTQPPSSPDDPEPPVAREMDDEDLVEELLVTVNSARAFAEFRRTQRKECANLLRWLQLVLPLLEELRDAAPRLTDDAYRRLALLGRALAAARRLLRSCNDGSKIYLALECETVLAKFRNVYEKMHSALDGMPYAELAISDEVKEQVELMNAQLMRCKKRTDTQDMELSMDIMVILQNNEDERNADRAILERLAKKLELQTLAELRAETKAIKKIINERNGQQADSTKQIIDLLNRFKEIAGIDEKNVLGDVSMPKSLDKCPSLMIPNDFLCPITLEIMTDPVIVASGQTYERRSIQKWLDSGERTCPKSRQPLDHLSLAPNYALKNLILQWCEKNMVELQKREPEPAAGEQDDKRKEDIPSLVEGLSSIHPDVQRKAVKKIRMLSKESPENRQLIADGGGIPALIGLLACPDKKVQENTVTSLLNLSIDDKNKLLITRGGAIPLIIEILRNGTPEAQENSAATLFSLSMLDENKAAIGSLGGLAPLVELLRNGTARGKKDAATAIFNLVLTPQNKARATHAGVVPALLGVIDDKGLGMVDEALSIFLLMSSHAACRAEIGTTAFVEKLVRLIKEGTPKNKECALSVLLELGTNSKPLLVHGLRFGLHEDLSKISKNGTSRAQRKAKSLIQLARKL